A stretch of Gallus gallus isolate bGalGal1 chromosome 2, bGalGal1.mat.broiler.GRCg7b, whole genome shotgun sequence DNA encodes these proteins:
- the SALL3 gene encoding sal-like protein 3 isoform X2, protein MSRRKQAKPQHLKSDEELQAEVVSEHVPGEGADDGDSGNESRSGSEETNVCEKCCAEFFKWTDFLEHKKNCTKNPLVLIVNEDEAAPPPAEEFPEPSPASSPSDQAESEAAEEGVQPENSESSEVKSTEKEEEPMEVETAEKSFQNQGTSNTATPLPQLPEPSPMTSYTMPNTNVTLETLLSTKVAVAQFSQSARSAASASISSGVTAVAIPMILEQLMALQQQQIHQLQLIEQIRSQVAMMNRQPLRPALNPVVAAPGVTGQASNQLQGFATSAAIQLTAVLPPAIMGQAAGAQPPAFDSSQHISRPTSGASTPNISSSGSSAPPESSAPCSSNAITSVTPVSVSNTTISASQPQNASTPPSIGHGSLTSISNLPNPLLPQTSSNSVIFPNPLVSIAATANALDPLSALMKHRKGKPPNVSVFEPKSSSEDPFFKHKCRFCAKVFGSDSALQIHLRSHTGERPFKCNICGNRFSTKGNLKVHFQRHKEKYPHIQMNPYPVPEYLDNVPTCSGIPYGMSLPPEKPVTTWLDSKPVLPTIPTSIGLQLPPTIPGVNSYGDSPSITPMSRSPQRPSPASSECTSLSPSLNTSESGVPVSAESPQPVQSSSSVTKAEPISLPPASTRLGDHSLSGQVSTASTSSIPTIVTDSSVSTSLPNPVLPAVSDQFKAKFPFGGLLDSMQTSETSKLQQLVENIDKKMTDPNQCVICHRVLSCQSALKMHYRTHTGERPFKCKICGRAFTTKGNLKTHFGVHRAKPPLRVQHSCPICQKKFTNAVVLQQHIRMHMGGQIPNTPLPEGFQDAMDSELSYDEKNIDTLSNFDDDIDENSMEEDPELKDMASDSAKPLISYSGSCPSSPPSVISSIAALENQMKMIDSVMNCQQLTSLKSIENGSGESDHLSNDSSSAVGDLESQSAGSPAMSESSSSMQALSPVNSNSESFRSKSPGLSNQEEPQEIQLKTEKPDSPPPATENGGALDLTSTNPGRPVIKEEAPFSLLFLNRERGPSQSTPSLVTSTAPTMIKMEVNGHSKPISLGEVPSLPAGIQVPAAPQTVMSPGITPMLAPPPRRTPKQHNCQSCGKTFSSASALQIHERTHTGEKPFGCTICGRAFTTKGNLKVHMGTHMWNNAPARRGRRLSVENPMALLGGDALKFSEMFQKDLAARAMNVDPSFWNQYAAAITNGLAMKNNEISVIQNGGIPQLPVSLGGGAIPPLSNLTSGMDKARTGSSPPIVGLDKTSSETGASRPFTRFIEDNKEIGIN, encoded by the exons ATGTCTCGTCGAAAGCAAGCGAAACCCCAGCATCTCAAATCGGACGAAGAGCTGCAAGCGGAGGTAGTTTCCGAGCACG TCCCAGGGGAAGGAGCAGACGATGGTGACAGCGGGAACGAAAGCAGGAGCGGAAGTGAAGAAACCAATGTTTGTGAGAAGTGCTGTGCGGAGTTCTTCAAGTGGACAGACTTCCTGGAGCACAAGAAGAACTGCACAAAAAATCCCCTGGTGCTGATCGTGAATGAAGATGAGGCAGCTCCACCGCCCGCTGAGGAGTTCCCTGAGCCCTCGCCTGCTAGCTCTCCCAGTGACCAGGCAGAGAGTGAAGCTGCTGAAGAAGGTGTCCAGCCGGAAAACAGTGAGAGCTCTGAGGTAAAAAGCAcggaaaaggaagaagagccaATGGAGGTAGAAACTGCGGAGAAAAGTTTCCAGAATCAAGGCACCTCAAACACAGCTACTCCTCTACCTCAGCTCCCTGAACCGTCGCCTATGACAAGCTATACCATGCCAAACACGAATGTCACACTGGAGACTCTGCTGAGCACTAAAGTGGCGGTTGCACAGTTCTCGCAGAGTGCACGGTCAGCTGCCTCTGCCAGCATCAGCAGTGGGGTGACAGCTGTGGCCATCCCCATGATCCTGGAGCAGCTcatggccctgcagcagcagcagatccaccagctgcagctgatTGAGCAGATCCGCAGCCAGGTGGCCATGATGAACCGGCAGCCCCTGCGGCCGGCCCTTAACCCGGTGGTGGCCGCACCAGGAGTAACAGGGCAGGCCTCAAACCAGCTGCAGGGCTTTGCCACCAGCGCTGCCATCCAGCTCACCGCTGTCCTTCCTCCTGCCATCATGGGACAGGCTGCTGGCGCTCAGCCCCCTGCCTTCGACAGCTCTCAGCACATCTCAAGACCTACGTCTGGAGCGAGTACACCCAATATATCCAGCAGTGGCTCCTCTGCCCCTCCAGAATCTAGTGCACCCTGCTCTTCTAATGCGATTACATCTGTAACACCTGTTTCAGTGTCAAACACTACCATCAGTGCTTCACAGCCCCAGAATGCTTCAACTCCACCTTCCATAGGACATGGAAGCCTCACCTCGATTTCTAACCTGCCAAACCCACTTCTACCTCAGACTTCCTCAAATAGTGTGATCTTCCCCAATCCACTTGTTAGCATCGCAGCAACAGCTAATGCACTAGACCCTCTGTCTGCCCTCATGAAGCACCGCAAAGGAAAGCCACCAAATGTGTCAGTGTTTGAGCCCAAGTCAAGCTCCGAGGATCccttttttaaacacaaatgcCGATTTTGTGCCAAGGTCTTTGGAAGTGACAGTGCTTTACAAATCCACCTCCGCTCGCACACAGGGGAAAGACCTTTTAAATGCAACATATGTGGAAATCGCTTTTCCACGAAAGGTAACCTGAAAGTTCATTTTCAGAGGCATAAAGAGAAATACCCGCACATTCAGATGAATCCCTATCCTGTTCCAGAATACCTCGATAATGTGCCCACTTGTTCTGGTATCCCATATGGGATGTCACTGCCCCCTGAAAAGCCGGTCACAACATGGTTAGACAGCAAGCCTGTCCTACCGACCATTCCAACTTCCATTGGGCTCCAGCTGCCCCCCACGATTCCTGGTGTGAACAGTTACGGAGATTCTCCAAGCATCACTCCCATGAGCAGGTCACCTCAGAGGCCTTCTCCTGCTTCCAGCGAATGCACTTCCTTATCTCCAAGCCTCAACACATCTGAGTCAGGTGTTCCAGTGTCTGCTGAATCCCCGCAGCCCGTTCAGAGCAGCTCATCCGTGACCAAGGCAGAACCCATCAGTCTGCCTCCTGCAAGTACGCGGCTTGGGGACCACTCCTTAAGTGGACAAGTTTCCACGGCTTCCACATCTTCAATTCCAACCATTGTTACGGACAGCAGTGTTTCAACAAGCCTCCCAAACCCTGTGCTTCCAGCAGTGTCTGACCAGTTTAAGGCAAAGTTTCCATTTGGTGGTCTGCTAGATTCTATGCAAACATCAGAAACCTCAAAACTACAGCAGCTAGTAGAGAACATTGATAAGAAGATGACAGATCCAAATCAATGCGTCATTTGTCACCGTGTGCTTAGTTGTCAGAGCGCTCTCAAGATGCATTACAGAACACATACAGGAGAAAGaccatttaaatgcaaaatttgTGGACGTGCCTTTACTACCAAAGGCAATCTAAAAACGCATTTTGGAGTTCATCGAGCAAAGCCACCACTTAGAGTACAGCACTCATGTCCCATTTGTCAGAAGAAATTTACAAATGCAGTCGTTCTTCAGCAGCATATTCGTATGCATATGGGTGGGCAAATTCCTAACACGCCATTACCAGAGGGCTTCCAGGATGCCATGGACTCAGAACTTTCCTATGACGAGAAGAACATTGACACGCTGAGCAACTTCGATGATGACATTGATGAAAATTCTATGGAAGAGGACCCGGAGTTAAAGGACATGGCAAGCGACTCAGCAAAACCCCTTATCTCTTACTCTGGGTCATGTCCTTCTTCACCGCCTTCTGTGATCTCCAGTATCGCTGCTTTGGAGaatcaaatgaaaatgattGATTCTGTCATGAACTGTCAGCAGCTGACCAGTTTAAAATCCATAGAAAATGGATCAGGGGAAAGTGACCATTTGAGCAATGACTCCTCATCGGCTGTTGGTGATCTCGAAAGCCAGagtgcaggcagccctgcaaTGTCAGAGTCTTCTTCCTCCATGCAAGCTCTGTCTCCTGTAAATAGTAATAGTGAAAGTTTTAGATCAAAATCCCCAGGTCTCAGCAACCAGGAAGAACCACAAGAAATAcaattaaagacagaaaaaccaGACAGCCCACCACctgcaactgaaaatggagGCGCGTTAGATCTGACATCCACCAACCCTGGAAGACCGGTCATCAAAGAGGAGGCTCCTTTTAGCCTGCTGTTCCTGAACAGAGAACGTG GTCCCAGCCAAAGTACTCCTAGCCTGGTCACCAGTACAGCGCCTACCATGATCAAAATGGAAGTGAATGGTCACAGCAAGCCGATCTCTTTGGGTGAGGTTCCCTCGCTTCCAGCTGGAATCCAGGTTCCTGCTGCACCACAGACAGTGATGAGTCCGGGGATCACCCCCATGCTGGCACCCCCCCCTCGCCGCACTCCCAAGCAGCACAACTGTCAGTCTTGTGGGAAGACCTTCTCCTCAGCAAGCGCACTGCAGATACACGAGCGCACCCATACTGGTGAAAAACCGTTTGGTTGCACAATCTGTGGTAGAGCTTTTACCACAAAGGGGAATCTTAAG GTTCACATGGGAACGCACATGTGGAATAATGCACCTGCACGCCGTGGCCGTCGCCTCTCCGTGGAAAACCCCATGGCTTTGCTGGGTGGCGATGCGCTGAAGTTCTCTGAAATGTTCCAGAAGGATTTGGCAGCTCGAGCCATGAACGTTGACCCCAGTTTTTGGAACCAATATGCTGCAGCTATCACAAATGGACTTGCCATGAAGAACAATGAGATTTCTGTCATACAGAACGGAGGCATTCCCCAGCTCCCAGTAAGTCTTGGCGGAGGTGCCATCCCACCTCTAAGCAACCTTACCAGTGGCATGGACAAAGCTCGCACAGGCAGCAGCCCTCCCATTGTTGGTTTGGACAAAACAAGTTCTGAAACTGGAGCCAGCCGTCCATTCACCAGATTTATTGAGGATAATAAAGAGATTGGCATAAATTAA
- the SALL3 gene encoding sal-like protein 3, translated as MSRRKQAKPQHLKSDEELQAEVVSEHAVPGEGADDGDSGNESRSGSEETNVCEKCCAEFFKWTDFLEHKKNCTKNPLVLIVNEDEAAPPPAEEFPEPSPASSPSDQAESEAAEEGVQPENSESSEVKSTEKEEEPMEVETAEKSFQNQGTSNTATPLPQLPEPSPMTSYTMPNTNVTLETLLSTKVAVAQFSQSARSAASASISSGVTAVAIPMILEQLMALQQQQIHQLQLIEQIRSQVAMMNRQPLRPALNPVVAAPGVTGQASNQLQGFATSAAIQLTAVLPPAIMGQAAGAQPPAFDSSQHISRPTSGASTPNISSSGSSAPPESSAPCSSNAITSVTPVSVSNTTISASQPQNASTPPSIGHGSLTSISNLPNPLLPQTSSNSVIFPNPLVSIAATANALDPLSALMKHRKGKPPNVSVFEPKSSSEDPFFKHKCRFCAKVFGSDSALQIHLRSHTGERPFKCNICGNRFSTKGNLKVHFQRHKEKYPHIQMNPYPVPEYLDNVPTCSGIPYGMSLPPEKPVTTWLDSKPVLPTIPTSIGLQLPPTIPGVNSYGDSPSITPMSRSPQRPSPASSECTSLSPSLNTSESGVPVSAESPQPVQSSSSVTKAEPISLPPASTRLGDHSLSGQVSTASTSSIPTIVTDSSVSTSLPNPVLPAVSDQFKAKFPFGGLLDSMQTSETSKLQQLVENIDKKMTDPNQCVICHRVLSCQSALKMHYRTHTGERPFKCKICGRAFTTKGNLKTHFGVHRAKPPLRVQHSCPICQKKFTNAVVLQQHIRMHMGGQIPNTPLPEGFQDAMDSELSYDEKNIDTLSNFDDDIDENSMEEDPELKDMASDSAKPLISYSGSCPSSPPSVISSIAALENQMKMIDSVMNCQQLTSLKSIENGSGESDHLSNDSSSAVGDLESQSAGSPAMSESSSSMQALSPVNSNSESFRSKSPGLSNQEEPQEIQLKTEKPDSPPPATENGGALDLTSTNPGRPVIKEEAPFSLLFLNRERGPSQSTPSLVTSTAPTMIKMEVNGHSKPISLGEVPSLPAGIQVPAAPQTVMSPGITPMLAPPPRRTPKQHNCQSCGKTFSSASALQIHERTHTGEKPFGCTICGRAFTTKGNLKVHMGTHMWNNAPARRGRRLSVENPMALLGGDALKFSEMFQKDLAARAMNVDPSFWNQYAAAITNGLAMKNNEISVIQNGGIPQLPVSLGGGAIPPLSNLTSGMDKARTGSSPPIVGLDKTSSETGASRPFTRFIEDNKEIGIN; from the exons ATGTCTCGTCGAAAGCAAGCGAAACCCCAGCATCTCAAATCGGACGAAGAGCTGCAAGCGGAGGTAGTTTCCGAGCACG CAGTCCCAGGGGAAGGAGCAGACGATGGTGACAGCGGGAACGAAAGCAGGAGCGGAAGTGAAGAAACCAATGTTTGTGAGAAGTGCTGTGCGGAGTTCTTCAAGTGGACAGACTTCCTGGAGCACAAGAAGAACTGCACAAAAAATCCCCTGGTGCTGATCGTGAATGAAGATGAGGCAGCTCCACCGCCCGCTGAGGAGTTCCCTGAGCCCTCGCCTGCTAGCTCTCCCAGTGACCAGGCAGAGAGTGAAGCTGCTGAAGAAGGTGTCCAGCCGGAAAACAGTGAGAGCTCTGAGGTAAAAAGCAcggaaaaggaagaagagccaATGGAGGTAGAAACTGCGGAGAAAAGTTTCCAGAATCAAGGCACCTCAAACACAGCTACTCCTCTACCTCAGCTCCCTGAACCGTCGCCTATGACAAGCTATACCATGCCAAACACGAATGTCACACTGGAGACTCTGCTGAGCACTAAAGTGGCGGTTGCACAGTTCTCGCAGAGTGCACGGTCAGCTGCCTCTGCCAGCATCAGCAGTGGGGTGACAGCTGTGGCCATCCCCATGATCCTGGAGCAGCTcatggccctgcagcagcagcagatccaccagctgcagctgatTGAGCAGATCCGCAGCCAGGTGGCCATGATGAACCGGCAGCCCCTGCGGCCGGCCCTTAACCCGGTGGTGGCCGCACCAGGAGTAACAGGGCAGGCCTCAAACCAGCTGCAGGGCTTTGCCACCAGCGCTGCCATCCAGCTCACCGCTGTCCTTCCTCCTGCCATCATGGGACAGGCTGCTGGCGCTCAGCCCCCTGCCTTCGACAGCTCTCAGCACATCTCAAGACCTACGTCTGGAGCGAGTACACCCAATATATCCAGCAGTGGCTCCTCTGCCCCTCCAGAATCTAGTGCACCCTGCTCTTCTAATGCGATTACATCTGTAACACCTGTTTCAGTGTCAAACACTACCATCAGTGCTTCACAGCCCCAGAATGCTTCAACTCCACCTTCCATAGGACATGGAAGCCTCACCTCGATTTCTAACCTGCCAAACCCACTTCTACCTCAGACTTCCTCAAATAGTGTGATCTTCCCCAATCCACTTGTTAGCATCGCAGCAACAGCTAATGCACTAGACCCTCTGTCTGCCCTCATGAAGCACCGCAAAGGAAAGCCACCAAATGTGTCAGTGTTTGAGCCCAAGTCAAGCTCCGAGGATCccttttttaaacacaaatgcCGATTTTGTGCCAAGGTCTTTGGAAGTGACAGTGCTTTACAAATCCACCTCCGCTCGCACACAGGGGAAAGACCTTTTAAATGCAACATATGTGGAAATCGCTTTTCCACGAAAGGTAACCTGAAAGTTCATTTTCAGAGGCATAAAGAGAAATACCCGCACATTCAGATGAATCCCTATCCTGTTCCAGAATACCTCGATAATGTGCCCACTTGTTCTGGTATCCCATATGGGATGTCACTGCCCCCTGAAAAGCCGGTCACAACATGGTTAGACAGCAAGCCTGTCCTACCGACCATTCCAACTTCCATTGGGCTCCAGCTGCCCCCCACGATTCCTGGTGTGAACAGTTACGGAGATTCTCCAAGCATCACTCCCATGAGCAGGTCACCTCAGAGGCCTTCTCCTGCTTCCAGCGAATGCACTTCCTTATCTCCAAGCCTCAACACATCTGAGTCAGGTGTTCCAGTGTCTGCTGAATCCCCGCAGCCCGTTCAGAGCAGCTCATCCGTGACCAAGGCAGAACCCATCAGTCTGCCTCCTGCAAGTACGCGGCTTGGGGACCACTCCTTAAGTGGACAAGTTTCCACGGCTTCCACATCTTCAATTCCAACCATTGTTACGGACAGCAGTGTTTCAACAAGCCTCCCAAACCCTGTGCTTCCAGCAGTGTCTGACCAGTTTAAGGCAAAGTTTCCATTTGGTGGTCTGCTAGATTCTATGCAAACATCAGAAACCTCAAAACTACAGCAGCTAGTAGAGAACATTGATAAGAAGATGACAGATCCAAATCAATGCGTCATTTGTCACCGTGTGCTTAGTTGTCAGAGCGCTCTCAAGATGCATTACAGAACACATACAGGAGAAAGaccatttaaatgcaaaatttgTGGACGTGCCTTTACTACCAAAGGCAATCTAAAAACGCATTTTGGAGTTCATCGAGCAAAGCCACCACTTAGAGTACAGCACTCATGTCCCATTTGTCAGAAGAAATTTACAAATGCAGTCGTTCTTCAGCAGCATATTCGTATGCATATGGGTGGGCAAATTCCTAACACGCCATTACCAGAGGGCTTCCAGGATGCCATGGACTCAGAACTTTCCTATGACGAGAAGAACATTGACACGCTGAGCAACTTCGATGATGACATTGATGAAAATTCTATGGAAGAGGACCCGGAGTTAAAGGACATGGCAAGCGACTCAGCAAAACCCCTTATCTCTTACTCTGGGTCATGTCCTTCTTCACCGCCTTCTGTGATCTCCAGTATCGCTGCTTTGGAGaatcaaatgaaaatgattGATTCTGTCATGAACTGTCAGCAGCTGACCAGTTTAAAATCCATAGAAAATGGATCAGGGGAAAGTGACCATTTGAGCAATGACTCCTCATCGGCTGTTGGTGATCTCGAAAGCCAGagtgcaggcagccctgcaaTGTCAGAGTCTTCTTCCTCCATGCAAGCTCTGTCTCCTGTAAATAGTAATAGTGAAAGTTTTAGATCAAAATCCCCAGGTCTCAGCAACCAGGAAGAACCACAAGAAATAcaattaaagacagaaaaaccaGACAGCCCACCACctgcaactgaaaatggagGCGCGTTAGATCTGACATCCACCAACCCTGGAAGACCGGTCATCAAAGAGGAGGCTCCTTTTAGCCTGCTGTTCCTGAACAGAGAACGTG GTCCCAGCCAAAGTACTCCTAGCCTGGTCACCAGTACAGCGCCTACCATGATCAAAATGGAAGTGAATGGTCACAGCAAGCCGATCTCTTTGGGTGAGGTTCCCTCGCTTCCAGCTGGAATCCAGGTTCCTGCTGCACCACAGACAGTGATGAGTCCGGGGATCACCCCCATGCTGGCACCCCCCCCTCGCCGCACTCCCAAGCAGCACAACTGTCAGTCTTGTGGGAAGACCTTCTCCTCAGCAAGCGCACTGCAGATACACGAGCGCACCCATACTGGTGAAAAACCGTTTGGTTGCACAATCTGTGGTAGAGCTTTTACCACAAAGGGGAATCTTAAG GTTCACATGGGAACGCACATGTGGAATAATGCACCTGCACGCCGTGGCCGTCGCCTCTCCGTGGAAAACCCCATGGCTTTGCTGGGTGGCGATGCGCTGAAGTTCTCTGAAATGTTCCAGAAGGATTTGGCAGCTCGAGCCATGAACGTTGACCCCAGTTTTTGGAACCAATATGCTGCAGCTATCACAAATGGACTTGCCATGAAGAACAATGAGATTTCTGTCATACAGAACGGAGGCATTCCCCAGCTCCCAGTAAGTCTTGGCGGAGGTGCCATCCCACCTCTAAGCAACCTTACCAGTGGCATGGACAAAGCTCGCACAGGCAGCAGCCCTCCCATTGTTGGTTTGGACAAAACAAGTTCTGAAACTGGAGCCAGCCGTCCATTCACCAGATTTATTGAGGATAATAAAGAGATTGGCATAAATTAA